The stretch of DNA ATTCGGCGACTCCCCCATTCGATGCCTGTCTATTTCCGACTCAAGACAAAAACTCAcggacctgctgctgctcgtaGTCGGTCGGCGCCCCGGCGCGGAGCAGCCACCAGCCCTGCACTTTTGGAGGAGTCGgagtcgtcctcgtcgtagcagtagtggtggtggtagtagcaCTAGTCGGTGTTGCCCTTGTTCCgtttcttcttcccccttgcgttgccgccgccgccggtgctgctaCCAACGCCCGGTCCTTTCCCTTCTTCgtatcctcctcctcctcctcctccttgtcatcgtcctcggcctcctcctcccatccaTGTCTACGGCTCATCATTTCCGCTCCCTTCTTGTCATAcgcgagcgaggcgagggccgaCTGCATCTCGCGTCGGATAGCCCTCCACTCCGTCAGGGCGCTCCTCGtgctaccaccaccactgctgctgctgccgcccccagccaacagcgccgccagcgccagcccagcaccgGCCGTcccggcagccgcggcggcccccagcggctgctgctgcttcttcttttcccACGGCACCCTGACCTcgtccggcagcggcgccaggtCGCAGGGGtaccgcgccgcgccgtagGGCTCCCTGCCAAaggtgacgccgccgacgtggcgcACGCGCGGGAGCACGAAGCTGATGGTGCCCGCGCTggggcagcacagcagcagcgcttCCATGGCAGAGCGCCAGTGCGCGACCATGCGCATGTCCGTGTTGTCCGTGTCCGTGTTGTccccttgcccttcttccccttgctcgtcgtcgtcgccgttgttgTCACCCTcgtgcagcagccgcggAATGTCGCGAAACCACGCGCGCcactcgacgccgacgtgaAGAACCTTGTCcatgccgttggcgacggcgacggcgtgctgctgctgcagccgcggCTCGGCCTTGATCCGGTGTCGCATGTTGCGGTCAAGGTAGAGCATGTCTCGCTGGGGATTGAACCACAGACCGGGCGACCCGCCGCTGAACCTGCTGCTGAACCTGCTTCTGAACCTGCTGGACCTGCTGCTAGTaaccctgctgctgctgctaaCCCTGTTGCTAGTAACCctactgctgctggtgctgctgctaccaACCCCGTTGCTAACCATaaccctgctgctgctgctgttacCATTGTTGGCCGCAAAGAGAAAGAAGCCCCACGATAGGGCCACGGCGCGGGACTCGCGGCAGATTTGGGTTGccgagggaggagggtggcggATGTGAAAGTCAAAGgtccgctcctcctcctcccggcACGCCGGTGCAtgccagctcggcggcgtccggGGCGAGTCCACACCACCATTACCaccgtcgtcctcttcctcgtgcCCTTGCACGCCGTGGTtgcctcctccctcctcttcctctgcctccccctcctcctcctctcccggGTTGGGGTAGTAGACAACCTTGGCCACGCAGTCTCTGACGTGGAagactcggcggcgccccgggaGGGTTGCTCCCCAGATTAGGTGGCGGATTTCGGGAGGGAGATCTGCCAGCCGAAAGGCCATGGTCGCACGCGTGGGGAAAGGTCCCTTTTTTTTGAGTTTTTGACTGGCTTCCGCGCAACACCAGGATTTGTCCCCGACTAGCCCACGCCAGAAAACGGGAAGCTCTATTATGTGTTGCTTTTTGTATCACCGCTGGCGGCCAGCGTCCGTAGTTGATAAAAAAGACTATGCGAGGGGTTAGTAAGTGAACTTAGTTGGTATTCAGTTGCAAGGAGCTGTCGTCGCCAGCCAGAGACCGACCGCACGTACGAGTAAGCGTTTTGACTCGCCGTGGAATATGCTTCTAGTTACTGCCCGTCTCGTTAGAACTTATTCTACGCAactctctttttttttgttcGCCCCAGCGCAAGTCGCGACGTTTTAAGCTCCGCGTCCGTCccaccagctgctgctgctgcgctctAGGCTGCGATTTAGATTGATGAGCGGGCTCTGGGGGGACGCGTACGTGTTAGCCTTATCCCAGGCATCCGCCATGAGAGCCCGTCGCGCCAAGCCCATTGAAGCGATTTGCATCGCATCTGCCTCGCctgggccgcgtcgtcgcaaCGACAAAACGATGGATTTGGATGCTTGCCCGTATGCGGCGAATACCAGACAGCAGCCTTGGCAGTCGCATACTCGGCCCCCGGGGCGCTACAGTCCAGAGGACTAACTTGGTAACTTAGTAGGGCCATGATGGAGAATGTTTtactactagtagtagtcCGAGGTGTGTTGGTCCGCCGCCCTAGAGCCTAGATCTAGGGGTGTGTTGGTGGTGAGTGGTACGCATCAATACCCGATGTCCATGGACTGAGGCGAGAGACGAAAGACGGGCCGGAAATGTCATCGACGATTGAATCTACATTGCCGTGAAATCCGTGCTTCGCGCTTGCGGATAGCCCACGGATTAAAGGGCTTACTCGCTTCACGTCCGATCAGATGATGCAGGCAACGGCGATGCTCCCCcggacgcccgcccggcagctggcggccccacatgacgccgacgatccCGGCCTTAACTGTGCTTCCCGGCAACTCGGCACCGCATCCAAGGGCGGGAAGGGGGCCTTTGTGCTGTCGAGTCACGTACATGGAGCTGCGGATGACTTGGTCCAAGTCAGTGCACCGGGATTTCTCGTTCCGCGTCAAAGCGGTGCGCTGCTTGCATCGCTGCCAAGATGCATTACCACCCATCAGAGGGCAGGGGATAGAACTAGTAGAACCTACGAGGCACTCGAGTTGTCATGCCAATAGTGTGACAACTCGGACGACGCCCACAGAAAAGGCAAGCTTGTATAATCAAGTGCCTCTGCTGAACAACAAGATATTCGGACCCCGCCGGCGTGGTCGTCTTAGTGATAGCCTCCTCTGCCCCTTCTTCATGTTGGCTTGGAGATACTTCACGGGCTCATGCTCCTTTGACGTTGCAAAAAGACCAACGGGAGCACCCGTCCGTGGCAACACAACGCAAAAGACACTACACCAGAACGGGGCCCAGGTCGTCTCGGCAATCTGCCTTGCCAAACCCATCACGGCCAAGTCCTCCATTTCCACCGCCCCGGTTGGTTGTGATGCTAGTGGCGTCAGGCCTGCATCGTGCAGCGGGAAGGAAATCGGCCTCTAACTAACGAGTAGACGGGCCTATGGCGACTGGGCAAATGGAAACGCGCTGGCGTTTGACGCAATAGTAAGCACCGTACTTAACAAAGAACCCAATGGGGAGCACTTGGAACTTCCATTGGCGATTTCAAGTGCGAAACATCGATTTGGGACATGTTTGATGGAGCATGTACACGCTGCACAGGAGTTGAGAGATTGATGGATAGATGGGTGTTATTCCAATGCAAGCTCGCTCTAAACAATCTATGTGAACCTCCCAAACGCCATCCCGGTTTTGTCGGCCGTGAGGAAAATCTCATATGTAAAGTGACATGATACACAGTTGATTTCGCGCGCTCGGTGATGACTACATGGCTGCTCATGTCCCAACCGGAGTCGCGCGCGGTCattcggcctcctcgtcggggtcgtcaccgtcctcgtcccgctcgacgaggtgagcatcggtggtggtggtggtgtggtaGTGGTAGCATCGTAGGCAACCTCAAGGCAAACGGCGAGCTTCCAAGGCACCCCTCTCGCCGTCCTCATCCACGTCGCGCCCAACAAGGTCATCAACAtcaacggcctcgtccgTGGCATTGACGACTCGCTCACCGCGTGCAAAGttgacggccgcggccttgTGTCCCTCCTTGCGCTTCCCCCACTTGTGCACCGCCTCGTAGTACGTCTTGGCCAGGACCTTGCACTCGGTGTACTTGGCGCGCTTCCACTCGTACCTGTTCCTGTCGCAGTACTCGTACAGGTCCCTCTTGAAGTTGTCGTCGATCTTGTCCTTCATGTCGGCGAACCGGCCCTGCGCCTTGGTGTTGTGGTAGCCAAAGTCGTGCCGCTGGCAGCTCGGGAGGAAGTCGAACCCGACGGGCCGGTCCGGCGACTTGGTGCAGTTGTCCGTGTGCCAGTTGCAGTCGATGCGGTCCGCCGACTGTCGCGTCCTCTGGAAGTCGTCCATGGACGTGTGGAGGACCAGCATGTCCGTGTCCTCGGGCGTGCAGGGCTTCCAGGGAACGCCGCGGTCGTCACGGCCCAGGACgtagggggagggggcgatggcgtcggaggtgtccgggtcgtcgcgcttcgaggtggtgggccatgccgacgcggcggtggtggcagcggccacgacggccacgacggagGTGACGGTGAACCTCATGGCGctgtggaggaggaggaggaggaggaggaggaggagaggaatGGTACTGAGACCGCAAAGGGCGGCGAGTTCTTCAAGGCAATGTGAGAAGATGGGAAAGTGTTCGCTGGCCTTTTTTGCCGCGCGGATTTTCC from Purpureocillium takamizusanense chromosome 6, complete sequence encodes:
- a CDS encoding uncharacterized protein (EggNog:ENOG503P60A~SECRETED:SignalP(1-21~SECRETED:cutsite=ASA-WP~SECRETED:prob=0.6016)~COG:S) — translated: MRFTVTSVVAVVAAATTAASAWPTTSKRDDPDTSDAIAPSPYVLGRDDRGVPWKPCTPEDTDMLVLHTSMDDFQRTRQSADRIDCNWHTDNCTKSPDRPVGFDFLPSCQRHDFGYHNTKAQGRFADMKDKIDDNFKRDLYEYCDRNRYEWKRAKYTECKVLAKTYYEAVHKWGKRKEGHKAAAVNFARGERVVNATDEAVDVDDLVGRDVDEDGERGALEARRLP
- a CDS encoding uncharacterized protein (EggNog:ENOG503PXVA), which gives rise to MAFRLADLPPEIRHLIWGATLPGRRRVFHVRDCVAKVVYYPNPGEEEEGEAEEEEGGGNHGVQGHEEEDDGGNGGVDSPRTPPSWHAPACREEEERTFDFHIRHPPPSATQICRESRAVALSWGFFLFAANNGNSSSSRVMVSNGVGSSSTSSSRVTSNRVSSSSRVTSSRSSRFRSRFSSRFSGGSPGLWFNPQRDMLYLDRNMRHRIKAEPRLQQQHAVAVANGMDKVLHVGVEWRAWFRDIPRLLHEGDNNGDDDEQGEEGQGDNTDTDNTDMRMVAHWRSAMEALLLCCPSAGTISFVLPRVRHVGGVTFGREPYGAARYPCDLAPLPDEVRVPWEKKKQQQPLGAAAAAGTAGAGLALAALLAGGGSSSSGGGSTRSALTEWRAIRREMQSALASLAYDKKGAEMMSRRHGWEEEEEEDTKKGKDRALVAAPAAAATQGGRRNGTRATPTSATTTTTTATTRTTPTPPKVQGWWLLRAGAPTDYEQQQVREFLS